One part of the Stegostoma tigrinum isolate sSteTig4 chromosome 14, sSteTig4.hap1, whole genome shotgun sequence genome encodes these proteins:
- the fam43a gene encoding protein FAM43A produces the protein MLPWKKNKLDLVEKRQPKQLGYSVSLNYSSLTSFTRACPDLVTESALNRVCSMFKSRRRKITITGEDPTYTVLYLGNATTIQSKGEGCADVAVTKIWSKSEQGKNSTKMKLTISSQGIRMVHVDSKAKRPGHLYLLHRITYCVADPRSPRIFAWIYRHELKHKAVMLRCHAVLVSKAEKAKAMALLLYQTSSNALAEFKRLKRRDDARHQQQKLIGEQTIPLVPLRKLMNGQCSYKPPVERSRSAPKLGSITEDLVGEQLEEKAELELSLEYEDILDTAEASERNEQQDLCEMISDLGQLTIGNDVQLLRADLRVTRLLSGESTSSESSLGSGASDQEPVMATDGSEDGDLQELG, from the coding sequence ATGTTACCTTGGAAGAAAAACAAATTGGATTTGGTCGAGAAGCGGCAGCCGAAACAGCTCGGTTACTCGGTGAGTTTGAACTACAGCAGCCTGACTTCCTTCACCCGTGCGTGTCCGGACCTGGTGACGGAGAGCGCTCTCAATCGAGTCTGCAGCATGTTTAAATCCCGGAGGAGGAAGATCACCATCACTGGGGAAGATCCCACCTATACAGTCTTATACCTCGGCAATGCCACCACCATCCAGTCCAAAGGGGAAGGCTGCGCCGATGTGGCCGTGACCAAAATCTGGTCCAAAAGTGAACAGGGTAAAAACAGCACCAAGATGAAGCTGACCATCAGCTCTCAAGGAATCCGCATGGTCCATGTAGACAGCAAGGCGAAGAGACCGGGCCATCTCTACCTTTTGCATCGGATCACCTACTGCGTGGCGGACCCCAGATCGCCCAGAATCTTCGCCTGGATCTACCGGCACGAACTGAAGCATAAGGCGGTCATGTTGAGATGCCATGCCGTGCTGGTCTCCAAAGCCGAGAAGGCGAAGGCGATGGCCCTGCTCCTGTACCAGACCTCCAGTAACGCCCTGGCCGAGTTTAAGAGACTCAAGAGGAGGGACGATGCCAGGCACCAGCAGCAGAAACTGATCGGCGAGCAGACCATCCCCCTGGTGCCCCTCAGGAAGCTGATGAACGGCCAGTGCAGCTACAAGCCCCCGGTGGAAAGGAGCCGGAGTGCCCCGAAGCTGGGCTCCATCACTGAGGACCTGGTGGGAGAGCAGCTGGAAGAGAAAGCTGAACTGGAGCTGAGTCTGGAGTACGAGGACATTCTGGACACTGCGGAAGCGTCGGAAAGAAACGAGCAACAGGACCTTTGTGAAATGATCAGTGATCTGGGGCAGCTGACTATAGGGAATGACGTCCAGTTACTGAGAGCTGACCTGAGAGTGACCAGGTTACTGTCTGGGGAAAGTACTAGCAGCGAGTCATCCCTGGGAAGTGGGGCGAGTGATCAAGAGCCAGTGATGGCAACGGATGGCAGTGAAGACGGCGACCTGCAAGAATTGGGATAA